From one Dehalococcoidia bacterium genomic stretch:
- the mutM gene encoding bifunctional DNA-formamidopyrimidine glycosylase/DNA-(apurinic or apyrimidinic site) lyase — protein sequence MPELPEVETIKRDLSKSIAGRRFVGVSLNWPRAVQIPSPDEFCHRLRGQCIQEIFRRGKYLVLRLATGEALVLHFMMSGSLLLDTQGDSHPYTRALFLLDDGARLHFRDPRKLGRMWLVSDENMVVGKLGPEPLGPGFTAEVLMEGVIKRPVPIKALLCDQGFLAGVGNMYADEALFAAAIHPQRMANSLSNEEIARLHRAIRQVLEKAIGGHGASINDYRRPDGEPGTAQFVFKVAHRSGKPCPVCDTPIERIPIRNRGTCFCPNCQRKS from the coding sequence ATGCCTGAGCTACCAGAAGTAGAGACTATAAAAAGAGACCTGTCCAAAAGTATAGCGGGGCGACGCTTTGTCGGCGTCAGCCTAAATTGGCCTAGAGCAGTGCAAATCCCATCGCCAGATGAGTTCTGCCACCGCCTCAGGGGACAATGTATTCAGGAGATTTTTAGGCGTGGTAAATACCTCGTTCTTCGCCTCGCAACTGGCGAGGCGCTTGTCCTGCACTTTATGATGAGCGGCTCGCTGCTCCTCGATACCCAGGGTGATTCCCATCCCTACACCCGGGCTCTATTCCTTCTCGACGATGGAGCCAGGCTTCACTTCCGCGACCCGCGAAAGCTTGGCCGGATGTGGCTGGTGTCAGATGAGAACATGGTGGTGGGCAAGCTTGGCCCCGAGCCACTGGGCCCAGGCTTTACCGCTGAGGTTCTAATGGAAGGGGTAATAAAGCGCCCGGTACCGATTAAGGCTTTGCTCTGCGACCAGGGCTTCCTCGCCGGCGTTGGCAACATGTATGCAGATGAAGCCCTCTTTGCTGCCGCGATACACCCTCAGAGGATGGCGAATAGCCTTTCAAATGAGGAGATTGCGCGGCTGCACCGTGCCATACGCCAGGTGCTTGAGAAGGCCATCGGTGGCCATGGAGCCAGCATCAACGATTACCGCCGCCCGGATGGCGAGCCGGGCACAGCTCAATTTGTCTTCAAGGTGGCTCACCGCAGTGGCAAGCCCTGCCCTGTTTGCGATACGCCCATTGAGCGGATCCCCATTCGCAATCGGGGCACCTGCTTCTGCCCCAACTGCCAGAGGAAATCGTAA
- a CDS encoding NAD(P)H-dependent glycerol-3-phosphate dehydrogenase — MKVAIIGTTSWGTTLGVILSRRGIDVALWARTVEEAEQLARDGENKTRLPGISFPGGLSPTGVIEEALQGASLVVLAVPSQRMRENVRIMKGHIAKGVPILSAAKGLEVDTTKRMTQVISEEIDPAYRHNICVLSGPNLSMEVVHGLPATTVIAAQDTAVAKRAQGIMASATFRVYTNDDVIGVELGGALKNIVALAAGLSDGLGYGDNAKAALVSRGLAEISRLGVAMGANPLTFAGLAGLGDLVATCSSPLSRNRFVGQELAKGRPLAEITASMTNVAEGISTTVAARRMAREYGVDMPITEQVYRVLFEWLDVTKAMATLMGRELKSEMLGE; from the coding sequence ATGAAGGTTGCCATCATCGGTACCACAAGCTGGGGCACGACCCTGGGGGTAATTCTGTCCCGCAGGGGCATTGATGTGGCGCTCTGGGCGAGGACTGTGGAGGAGGCTGAGCAGCTGGCCAGGGATGGAGAGAACAAAACCCGCCTGCCCGGCATCTCATTCCCCGGGGGGCTCTCACCTACCGGCGTTATAGAGGAGGCGCTTCAGGGTGCCTCGCTGGTTGTGCTGGCGGTGCCCTCTCAGCGGATGCGCGAAAATGTAAGGATAATGAAAGGGCATATCGCTAAAGGGGTGCCGATTTTAAGCGCTGCCAAAGGGCTGGAGGTGGACACCACGAAGAGAATGACCCAGGTGATCTCTGAGGAGATCGACCCTGCATATCGCCACAATATCTGTGTCTTGTCTGGCCCGAACTTGTCTATGGAGGTCGTCCATGGCCTGCCAGCGACAACGGTTATTGCTGCCCAGGATACCGCTGTGGCTAAGCGTGCTCAGGGGATAATGGCCTCTGCCACCTTTCGTGTCTATACTAATGATGATGTTATCGGTGTGGAGTTGGGTGGGGCGCTGAAGAATATCGTTGCGCTGGCGGCAGGCTTGAGCGATGGCTTGGGTTATGGAGATAACGCCAAGGCTGCATTGGTGAGCCGTGGGCTGGCGGAAATCTCCCGCCTAGGGGTGGCGATGGGGGCCAATCCACTTACCTTTGCCGGCCTCGCTGGGCTGGGAGACCTGGTAGCTACCTGCTCCAGCCCGCTCAGTCGCAATCGCTTCGTTGGTCAGGAGTTGGCCAAGGGGCGTCCACTTGCGGAGATAACGGCTTCCATGACAAACGTGGCTGAGGGGATTAGTACCACTGTTGCAGCCCGACGGATGGCCCGGGAGTACGGGGTGGATATGCCCATCACAGAGCAGGTGTACAGGGTGCTCTTCGAGTGGCTTGATGTGACTAAGGCTATGGCGACACTCATGGGGCGCGAGCTTAAGAGTGAGATGCTTGGGGAGTAG
- the der gene encoding ribosome biogenesis GTPase Der, with translation MTRPIVAIVGRPNVGKSTLFNRLVGERLSIIEDEPGTTRDRLYADIAWKESAFTIVDTGGLLLNPPSDIVQRVKSQVAVAIEEADIIIFLVDVLDGVTTVDKELAEVFRRSGKRLLLVANKADNEKRCYEAAQFYELALGDPLPVSAYHDLGIAELLDRVVESLPHLPPEEEEVGIMKVAIVGRPNVGKSMLLNAILGEERAIVTETPGTTRDAIDTIFEHSGERMMLIDTAGIRRRGRVEVGIERYSVARALRAISRADVALLLTEATEPVTAQDTHIAGYIRQAYKGMLLVVNKWDLVSETADRRQYTRVVRDRLRFMPYVPVLYTSAKFGEGVSDVLNVAREIFEERKKRVPTALVNSVVRDAVASHAPPAVAGKKLKILYATQAETSPPTFVFSVNDTALLHFSYQRYLENELRRSFGFQGTPLRLVFKRRGEK, from the coding sequence ATGACCAGGCCAATCGTTGCCATCGTTGGGCGGCCCAATGTGGGCAAGTCTACCCTGTTTAATCGGCTGGTGGGCGAGCGTTTATCCATTATTGAGGATGAGCCGGGCACTACCCGCGATCGCCTCTATGCCGACATCGCCTGGAAGGAAAGCGCTTTCACTATAGTGGATACCGGCGGCCTCTTGCTCAACCCGCCCAGCGATATTGTCCAGAGGGTGAAAAGCCAGGTGGCGGTAGCCATCGAAGAGGCCGATATCATCATTTTTTTAGTAGATGTTCTCGATGGCGTGACCACCGTGGACAAGGAGTTGGCCGAGGTGTTCAGGCGCTCAGGCAAGCGACTGTTGCTCGTGGCCAATAAGGCTGATAACGAGAAGCGCTGCTACGAGGCGGCTCAGTTCTATGAACTGGCGCTCGGCGATCCGCTCCCAGTAAGCGCCTACCACGACCTGGGCATCGCTGAGCTTCTCGATAGGGTGGTGGAAAGCTTGCCTCACTTGCCACCCGAGGAGGAGGAGGTGGGGATTATGAAGGTGGCCATCGTGGGGCGCCCAAATGTGGGCAAATCGATGCTGCTTAACGCTATATTGGGCGAGGAGCGAGCCATTGTTACTGAGACGCCGGGGACGACCCGGGATGCTATAGATACTATATTTGAGCACAGCGGCGAGCGAATGATGCTCATCGATACGGCGGGCATAAGGAGGAGGGGCAGGGTGGAGGTTGGTATAGAGCGCTACAGCGTCGCGCGGGCGCTCAGGGCCATAAGCCGTGCCGATGTGGCTCTGCTCCTAACCGAGGCCACAGAGCCAGTAACCGCTCAGGATACCCACATAGCCGGCTACATAAGGCAGGCCTATAAGGGGATGCTGCTGGTGGTTAATAAGTGGGACCTGGTTTCGGAGACGGCGGACCGCAGGCAGTATACCAGAGTGGTTAGAGACCGGCTCAGGTTTATGCCCTATGTGCCTGTTTTGTATACCTCTGCCAAGTTTGGAGAAGGTGTGAGCGATGTACTTAATGTCGCCAGAGAAATATTCGAAGAACGAAAAAAGCGCGTGCCCACCGCACTGGTGAATAGCGTGGTTCGTGATGCGGTGGCGTCCCATGCACCACCGGCGGTGGCGGGGAAGAAGCTCAAGATACTCTATGCCACTCAGGCTGAGACCAGCCCCCCCACCTTCGTCTTCTCGGTTAACGATACGGCTCTACTACACTTCTCCTATCAACGCTACCTGGAGAACGAGCTGCGTCGCAGTTTTGGCTTTCAAGGGACACCGTTGCGCCTGGTCTTCAAAAGAAGGGGTGAGAAGTGA
- a CDS encoding class I SAM-dependent methyltransferase: MDFTTGEWVGIGIGIFFGVAIYIYIILKIIYRQRMSGIGMYLFHTFCFWMWIFCIEPPQRKRKKLKMAGIREGQIILDAGCGIGRYTIPIARTVRKKGRVYALDNQPFHVAIVKTMARIA, from the coding sequence ATGGATTTTACAACGGGGGAATGGGTCGGTATAGGGATAGGGATTTTCTTTGGGGTGGCGATCTACATCTATATAATTCTGAAGATCATCTATCGGCAGCGAATGTCTGGTATCGGAATGTATTTATTCCATACCTTCTGCTTCTGGATGTGGATATTCTGTATCGAACCCCCTCAAAGGAAGCGGAAGAAGTTGAAAATGGCCGGTATTAGGGAAGGGCAGATCATTTTAGATGCCGGCTGTGGCATCGGACGCTACACTATCCCCATTGCTCGTACGGTCAGGAAGAAGGGTAGGGTATATGCGTTAGACAACCAACCTTTCCATGTAGCCATTGTCAAGACCATGGCTAGGATAGCCTAG
- the argF gene encoding ornithine carbamoyltransferase produces the protein MKDLISIADLNSAEIQHLIESALKLKRGGTKPMLEGKILALIFEKPSLRTRVSFDVAMNRLGGHSLMLSQAEVGLGEREPIADVARVLSRYVDGIVARTFAHQSVALLAKHATVPVINGLTDEEHPCQALSDLLTIHEKKGGLEGISVAYIGDANNVANSLLLACSLTGTKFSIASPKGYGPKQEVLARAQKCGGEILVTEDVKKAVEDADVLYTDVWTSMGQEAEAKRRRVAFARYQVNGRLLALAKRDAIFMHPLPAHHGEEVAEGLLESPQSVVFDQAENRLHMQKAILAKLLK, from the coding sequence ATGAAAGACCTTATTTCTATAGCCGATCTCAATTCTGCCGAAATACAGCACCTGATTGAGAGCGCCCTTAAGTTGAAGCGGGGAGGCACTAAGCCAATGCTTGAGGGGAAGATACTGGCGCTTATCTTCGAAAAGCCCTCGCTGCGCACGCGGGTGAGCTTCGATGTGGCCATGAATCGGCTCGGCGGGCACTCGCTCATGCTCTCTCAGGCAGAGGTTGGGCTGGGGGAGCGGGAGCCCATCGCAGATGTGGCCCGGGTACTTTCTCGCTATGTCGATGGCATCGTTGCCCGAACCTTCGCTCACCAGAGCGTAGCGCTTCTGGCGAAGCACGCTACCGTCCCGGTAATTAACGGCCTCACAGATGAGGAGCACCCATGCCAGGCTCTCTCGGATCTGCTCACCATCCATGAGAAGAAGGGGGGGCTTGAAGGGATAAGCGTTGCCTATATCGGAGATGCCAATAATGTTGCCAATAGCCTGCTCCTTGCCTGCTCCCTTACCGGAACGAAATTTAGCATCGCCTCACCGAAAGGGTACGGGCCAAAGCAGGAAGTCCTCGCCCGGGCTCAAAAGTGCGGGGGCGAAATACTGGTAACGGAAGATGTGAAGAAGGCGGTCGAGGATGCCGATGTGCTATACACCGATGTCTGGACCAGCATGGGGCAGGAGGCTGAGGCGAAGCGTCGCCGGGTGGCTTTCGCTCGCTATCAGGTAAACGGGCGGTTACTCGCACTCGCAAAACGGGATGCCATCTTCATGCACCCCCTGCCGGCGCATCATGGCGAGGAGGTAGCCGAGGGGCTGTTGGAATCGCCGCAGTCGGTGGTCTTCGACCAGGCGGAAAACCGGCTTCACATGCAGAAGGCGATACTGGCGAAGCTTCTAAAATGA
- a CDS encoding GNAT family N-acetyltransferase, whose amino-acid sequence MNVEIRPQRLSDAKRFFEILSNPKFLYLPAKPKTLDEERDFLRLDSQKRKTKTEFNFSILCNGKHIGAIGVRVDQFRPYIGEVGFFIDEKYWKKGVATQALGKLEEFIIEKTNLSRIEMKMAKENKASQRITIKCGYEKEGILRQMLLVEDKYYDCYLYSKIL is encoded by the coding sequence ATGAATGTTGAAATCCGACCACAGCGATTATCCGATGCAAAACGTTTTTTCGAGATCTTATCAAACCCAAAATTCCTCTATCTCCCGGCTAAACCAAAAACGCTCGACGAAGAAAGGGATTTTTTAAGGTTAGATTCCCAGAAACGTAAAACTAAAACCGAATTCAACTTTTCTATATTATGTAACGGGAAGCACATTGGAGCGATTGGGGTTAGAGTAGACCAATTCAGACCTTACATCGGTGAAGTCGGATTTTTTATTGATGAGAAGTACTGGAAAAAGGGCGTTGCAACTCAGGCGTTAGGGAAACTGGAAGAGTTTATTATCGAGAAAACCAACTTAAGTCGTATCGAAATGAAGATGGCAAAGGAAAACAAGGCTAGTCAGAGGATCACTATTAAATGCGGTTATGAAAAAGAAGGTATCCTACGGCAGATGCTACTTGTTGAAGATAAATACTATGACTGCTATCTATATTCTAAAATCCTGTAA
- the polA gene encoding DNA polymerase I: MAENKPLLILFDGNALIHRAFHALPPLAVTKTGEATGAVYGFANMVFKVLAEFKPTHYAIAFDYPAPTFRHREFAPYKAQRPPTPEELKSQFHRVRQLVDAFNIPSFEMDGYEADDILGTLSRQASAQGIDTLIVSGDMDTLQLVSPRVRVLTPRPGKRFSDTVQYDEEKVAERYGISPHQIADLKGLKGDPSDNIPGVAGIGEKTAVKLLQQFGSIEQIYAHIHDITPARVQHALKDVENAYQSKRLATIVTDVPIDLDLDACAISAFDRPTVVALFRELEFNRMLEKLGEIGELDGRESKETAKAERAEGDYRIVDTPQRMDDLITALGEAPSFTIDTETTGKEAMYAELVGMSFSCEPGKAYYVPVGHRLGDQLPLNQVLERLKPLIEDPKLGKSAHNGKYDMMVLAEHGIELGNLSFDTMIAAHLLGEKSIGLKPLAFSKLGVEMTPITDLIGTRSKQTSMDYVAIPAAARYACADADITGRLTALLEAELREQGLWQLFAELEVPLIPVLLEMERNGVALDVESLWAMSQSLGERMLGLEAEIHKQVGHSFNINSTRQLGTVLFEELNLPGGRRTKTGYSTDASVLEGLKGLHPVIQPLLDYRQLTKLKSTYIDALPALVNPKTGRVHTTFNQTGTTTGRLSSSDPNLQNIPIRGELGRQIRKAFIAGDGSMLLSSDYSQIDLRVMGHLSRDAQLLAAFNRDDDIHRATASEVFDVPPSEVTADMRRVAKTVNFGVLYGMSGYGLEQATELSREEATQFITTYFEKHSGVKEYIEATKRQAREQGYVETVLGRRRYMPDINSPNGQVRAAAERMAINMPIQGTSADIIKRAMIDIYREKSSRKLKSRMILQVHDELVFEVPREELEQMKKLVLDIMPNALKLSVPVPVEVKVGKNWGEMD; encoded by the coding sequence ATGGCCGAGAATAAACCCTTACTTATCCTCTTCGATGGAAATGCCCTGATCCACCGCGCCTTTCACGCCCTGCCCCCCCTGGCGGTGACCAAGACAGGGGAGGCGACAGGGGCGGTATATGGCTTTGCCAACATGGTGTTCAAGGTGCTCGCCGAGTTTAAACCCACCCACTACGCCATCGCCTTCGACTACCCTGCACCCACCTTCAGGCATCGGGAGTTCGCACCCTATAAGGCGCAGCGCCCCCCCACCCCAGAGGAGCTCAAGAGCCAATTCCACCGGGTACGCCAGCTGGTGGACGCCTTTAATATCCCCAGCTTCGAAATGGATGGCTACGAGGCTGATGACATCCTGGGCACCCTCTCCCGTCAGGCTTCAGCCCAGGGGATAGATACCCTCATCGTCAGCGGCGATATGGATACACTGCAGCTTGTCTCCCCAAGAGTGCGGGTGCTCACGCCGCGACCGGGAAAGCGCTTTAGCGACACCGTGCAATACGATGAGGAGAAGGTAGCAGAGCGGTATGGCATCTCCCCTCATCAGATCGCCGACCTGAAAGGGCTAAAGGGAGACCCATCAGACAACATCCCCGGCGTCGCCGGCATCGGAGAGAAGACGGCAGTAAAGCTGCTCCAGCAGTTTGGTAGCATTGAGCAAATATACGCCCATATCCATGATATAACACCTGCCAGAGTGCAGCATGCACTGAAAGATGTCGAAAACGCGTACCAGAGCAAGCGGCTGGCCACGATCGTTACCGATGTCCCCATCGACCTGGATCTCGATGCCTGTGCCATATCAGCCTTCGACCGCCCCACGGTTGTGGCGCTCTTTCGCGAGCTGGAGTTCAACCGCATGCTGGAGAAACTTGGCGAAATAGGCGAGCTGGACGGAAGAGAGAGCAAGGAGACAGCGAAAGCGGAGAGGGCTGAAGGGGATTATCGAATCGTGGACACCCCACAGCGCATGGACGATCTTATCACCGCGCTTGGCGAGGCCCCCTCATTCACCATCGACACTGAGACAACGGGCAAGGAGGCAATGTATGCCGAGTTGGTAGGTATGTCCTTCTCCTGCGAGCCGGGCAAGGCCTACTATGTTCCGGTGGGACACCGCCTCGGTGATCAGCTCCCCCTGAACCAGGTTCTGGAGAGACTCAAGCCCCTTATCGAAGACCCGAAACTCGGTAAGAGCGCCCACAATGGCAAATATGACATGATGGTACTCGCCGAGCATGGGATCGAGCTTGGGAATCTGAGCTTCGACACCATGATCGCCGCTCACCTTCTGGGGGAGAAGTCCATCGGACTCAAGCCCCTGGCATTCAGCAAGCTTGGCGTTGAGATGACCCCCATTACCGACCTCATCGGCACCAGGTCGAAGCAAACCTCGATGGACTATGTCGCCATCCCCGCAGCAGCTCGGTACGCCTGCGCCGATGCTGACATCACCGGGCGGCTGACCGCATTACTGGAGGCAGAGCTAAGGGAACAGGGGCTGTGGCAGCTTTTTGCCGAACTGGAGGTACCACTGATTCCTGTACTCCTCGAGATGGAACGTAACGGGGTGGCACTGGATGTAGAGTCTCTCTGGGCGATGTCCCAGAGCCTGGGAGAGCGGATGCTGGGGCTGGAGGCCGAGATCCATAAACAGGTCGGGCACAGTTTTAATATAAACTCAACGCGTCAACTGGGCACTGTCCTCTTCGAGGAGCTAAATCTCCCCGGCGGGCGGAGGACCAAGACCGGCTATTCCACCGATGCCTCCGTCCTCGAAGGACTCAAAGGGCTTCACCCGGTTATTCAGCCGCTTCTGGACTATCGTCAGCTAACCAAGCTTAAGTCCACCTATATTGATGCCCTACCCGCCCTGGTCAACCCCAAAACTGGCAGGGTTCATACAACCTTTAACCAGACCGGAACCACCACCGGGCGGCTCTCCTCCAGTGACCCCAACCTGCAGAACATCCCCATTCGCGGAGAGCTGGGGCGTCAGATAAGAAAAGCCTTCATCGCCGGGGATGGCTCTATGCTTCTCAGCAGCGATTACTCACAGATCGACCTTCGCGTGATGGGGCACCTCTCCCGGGATGCCCAGCTACTGGCTGCCTTTAATCGAGATGACGACATCCACCGTGCCACCGCCTCCGAGGTCTTCGACGTGCCCCCTTCCGAGGTGACTGCGGATATGCGCCGTGTGGCCAAGACGGTGAACTTCGGCGTGCTCTACGGGATGAGCGGCTACGGGCTAGAGCAGGCTACCGAGCTCTCACGTGAGGAGGCTACACAATTTATAACCACCTATTTCGAGAAACACAGCGGGGTTAAGGAGTATATCGAAGCAACAAAGCGTCAGGCCAGGGAGCAGGGCTATGTGGAAACTGTGCTGGGCCGACGGCGCTACATGCCGGATATAAACTCCCCTAACGGGCAGGTGCGGGCGGCGGCGGAGCGCATGGCGATAAACATGCCAATTCAGGGTACATCAGCAGACATTATCAAGAGGGCGATGATCGATATATACCGGGAAAAGAGCTCGAGAAAGCTCAAGTCCAGGATGATCCTTCAGGTCCACGATGAGCTGGTCTTCGAGGTACCCCGGGAGGAGCTTGAGCAGATGAAGAAACTGGTACTTGATATTATGCCCAATGCCCTGAAGCTCAGCGTTCCGGTTCCGGTCGAGGTCAAGGTGGGGAAAAACTGGGGGGAGATGGATTAA
- the dnaJ gene encoding molecular chaperone DnaJ, producing the protein MAVKRDYYEVLGVNRSASGEKIKQAFRKLAFQYHPDRNREDGAAERFKEISEAYEVLSDLEKRATYDRFGHVSEGFGRGFEGFDIFRGFGDIFDTFFGGATSTARRGPQRGADLRYNLTITFEEAIFGCEKEIEIRCIENCSQCHGAGNAPGSQPSTCPECNGTGQVRRVQRSIFGQFVNATTCNRCGGEGSIITKPCPQCRGSGREEKARQINITIPAGVDNGSQIHLSGEGNAGTRGGNAGSLYISLSVEEHQFFKRRGVDILYDLPINFAQAALGAEIDVPTVDGPSTLKIPPRTQTGKLFRLREKGVPHLRGGGCGDQLIMVHVVTPETLNEEQHRLFEKLAKTMGPAVMPKEEKGFFHRLKDLFET; encoded by the coding sequence TCCGGTGAGAAGATAAAGCAGGCTTTCCGCAAGCTCGCTTTCCAGTACCACCCCGACCGCAACCGAGAGGATGGGGCAGCGGAGAGGTTCAAGGAGATTAGCGAGGCCTACGAGGTGCTCTCCGATCTCGAGAAGAGGGCAACCTACGATCGTTTCGGGCATGTCAGTGAGGGGTTTGGCAGAGGCTTCGAGGGCTTCGATATCTTCCGAGGCTTCGGCGACATCTTCGATACCTTTTTCGGCGGAGCTACCTCAACGGCGAGACGTGGCCCGCAGCGGGGAGCTGACCTTCGCTATAACCTTACCATCACCTTCGAAGAGGCGATCTTCGGGTGTGAGAAGGAAATCGAGATCCGGTGTATCGAGAATTGCTCCCAGTGTCACGGCGCTGGCAATGCGCCGGGTAGCCAGCCCTCAACCTGCCCCGAGTGTAATGGCACCGGGCAGGTGCGCCGGGTGCAGCGTAGCATTTTCGGGCAGTTCGTAAATGCCACCACTTGCAACCGCTGCGGGGGTGAGGGGAGTATTATCACCAAGCCCTGCCCCCAATGCCGAGGCTCGGGCAGGGAGGAGAAGGCGCGCCAGATCAATATCACTATACCTGCCGGGGTGGATAATGGCTCCCAGATCCACCTCAGCGGGGAGGGCAATGCCGGAACGCGGGGTGGAAATGCCGGGAGCCTCTACATTTCTCTTTCAGTAGAGGAGCACCAGTTCTTCAAGCGCCGCGGTGTTGACATCTTGTACGACCTGCCCATCAACTTCGCCCAGGCGGCGCTGGGCGCCGAGATCGATGTGCCCACAGTAGACGGCCCCTCCACACTCAAGATCCCCCCCAGAACGCAAACAGGAAAGCTCTTCCGACTCAGGGAAAAGGGAGTGCCTCATCTTCGGGGAGGAGGATGCGGAGACCAACTGATTATGGTTCATGTGGTCACCCCTGAGACCCTAAATGAGGAGCAGCACAGGCTATTCGAGAAGCTGGCGAAAACCATGGGCCCTGCGGTAATGCCCAAGGAGGAGAAGGGGTTCTTTCACAGGCTTAAGGACCTCTTTGAAACGTGA
- a CDS encoding RsmE family RNA methyltransferase yields the protein MHRFFISPQCIDKESVAIEGKLVHQLSNVLRLQGGDHIVVLDDTGWEYEVSLERVSRDHVTGVICEKRPSAEPYTKITLYQALLKSSKFEFIIQKCTELGVSCFVPLTCERCIAEHPQDNRIERWQRIIIEAAEQSKRGRIPKLEPALLFEQACRSAMGFSMLAWEGVVSDRDNEKGIKISGLRAALQHEIHRQGIISGKNSLSVNLFIGPEGGFSPLEMEFARGCGIIPISLGNRVLRAETAGLVAASIILYEHRDMDPV from the coding sequence ATGCACCGCTTTTTTATCTCTCCGCAATGCATCGACAAGGAGAGTGTGGCCATCGAGGGAAAGCTGGTCCATCAGTTGAGTAATGTGCTTCGATTGCAGGGCGGTGACCACATCGTGGTCCTCGACGATACCGGCTGGGAGTATGAGGTATCGCTGGAAAGGGTGAGCAGGGATCATGTCACCGGCGTTATATGTGAGAAGAGACCGTCGGCTGAGCCATACACCAAAATAACACTCTATCAAGCGCTGCTCAAGAGCAGTAAGTTTGAATTTATTATCCAGAAATGTACCGAGCTAGGCGTTTCCTGCTTCGTCCCCCTGACCTGCGAGCGCTGTATCGCAGAACATCCCCAGGATAATAGGATTGAGCGCTGGCAGAGAATAATTATCGAGGCAGCGGAGCAATCGAAGCGGGGAAGGATCCCCAAGCTTGAGCCTGCATTGCTCTTTGAGCAAGCCTGCCGCTCGGCGATGGGTTTTTCCATGCTGGCCTGGGAGGGTGTAGTGAGTGATAGGGATAACGAAAAGGGGATAAAGATATCCGGACTGCGCGCTGCGTTGCAACACGAGATTCACCGGCAGGGGATTATATCAGGGAAAAATTCACTGTCGGTTAACCTCTTCATCGGTCCCGAGGGAGGATTCTCACCACTCGAAATGGAATTTGCCCGGGGTTGTGGCATTATCCCTATCAGCCTGGGAAACCGGGTGCTCCGAGCGGAGACCGCAGGCCTTGTCGCCGCCTCGATAATCCTTTACGAACATAGGGACATGGACCCCGTATAA
- the plsY gene encoding glycerol-3-phosphate 1-O-acyltransferase PlsY, producing the protein MIVLGFIGLVILGYLIGSIPFGVIVSRLARGIDVRDYGSGGMGMTNVLRTVGARAGVLVFLADMAKGAAAVSLAWPFFASYPDMVAWGHMAGGVAVIIGHSWPVFIGFRGGRGVTTGFGVLLTMYWPAGLIALAVLLAVTGLSRYVSLGSMLAALAVLVAMILFVVFDLPGAEFAHIVFGLIVVPIIIFRHRGNIRRLLSGVEPKIGSSHAKR; encoded by the coding sequence GTGATCGTTTTGGGGTTTATTGGCTTAGTTATCTTGGGCTACCTCATCGGGTCAATCCCCTTCGGTGTCATTGTGAGCAGGTTGGCACGGGGTATAGATGTCAGGGATTACGGCAGTGGCGGTATGGGAATGACCAACGTGCTGCGCACGGTGGGTGCCAGGGCGGGGGTCTTGGTCTTCCTTGCCGACATGGCGAAGGGGGCCGCTGCGGTGTCGCTTGCCTGGCCATTTTTCGCATCCTATCCCGACATGGTTGCCTGGGGTCACATGGCGGGAGGGGTAGCCGTCATTATCGGACATAGCTGGCCGGTATTTATTGGATTTAGAGGCGGGCGTGGCGTCACAACCGGTTTTGGCGTGCTGCTTACGATGTACTGGCCGGCGGGCCTCATCGCTTTAGCCGTCCTCCTAGCGGTTACCGGCCTGTCTCGATATGTATCACTGGGTTCCATGCTCGCAGCGCTTGCCGTGCTGGTAGCAATGATTTTGTTCGTCGTTTTTGATTTGCCGGGAGCAGAATTTGCCCATATCGTCTTTGGCTTAATCGTGGTGCCGATAATCATATTTCGTCATCGGGGCAACATACGAAGGCTGCTTTCGGGCGTTGAGCCGAAGATAGGCTCTTCTCATGCTAAGCGGTAG